Sequence from the Numida meleagris isolate 19003 breed g44 Domestic line chromosome 2, NumMel1.0, whole genome shotgun sequence genome:
ATTATATAATGAGGAAAATAGTGTTGCTTGGTTTGATTGTGTCACATTCGTTTCTTGCTGTATCATTTcagtaaatgtatttctttgaaTGTGGATCTGGACTAATGCATTAGCGATTCAGGATCACTCATCTTACCTTCCCTAGTAGCGCTGGATaattgcatttttgtatttttaaaaaagaaaatggctgtTTTAAGGGTATCCTTTCTTTCCAATAAATAAAGGAATGGTTTCTGGTCTGTTCCATTTTTGGCCACTTGATTTAGTCTGAAGGTGGTGCTTGGAAGATGAATAACTAATTGATAGTGAGTTTACTTGACAACGTGTCTAGAAAAGCAAGTTACTGATCTGCAAGTTATTTCTTTGTGCAGGTTTCTCAGTTACGGCATGAGCTTTCTATGAAAGATGAGCTGCTCCAGTTCTATAccagtgctgctgaagaaagTGAGCCAGAGTCCATCTGTTCCACCCCGTAAGTTATCAATCTGCAACACTGAACCTTTGTCTGGTACTAAGCAGGGGTAGTTCAGACAGTTTTCATAGCTTTGAATGGTAGTATAATGATCCCTGTAAAGGCTGGACCTATAAATGGAACTCTGAACTTGGTGCATGGCACCAGCTGGAAAGATTTGCATTGAACTAGCTGGCTGTACTGGTGCAAACAAGAGTCAGGAGGGGAAAGTAGATAGGAAGGCTGCTGATACTGCACTGTGACTTTCACAGGAACTGTATCACTGTGGGTGTGAGGCCAACATTGATTCATTCCACCTACAGTACCCTGCTGCTCCACATTCCTTTTGCACGCTGTTCTAGAATGTTCCACATGGGTGACCTCTGTGCTTGAAGAACCTGAGGACACAGTGAAAAATGCCAtgctgttttcagcagcagaagaaaaaaaaaatcaacgtGGCTTATTGTGTGTTCCAGGCAATTAGCTGGCTGAACAGCATTACAGGCTTTGAGGGGCTGTCTGCACTCGCTTGCAAAGTTGTTGCTGCATTCTGGTGAAGCATGTGCAGCATTAATCATGGAGCTATTAAATTGCTATGGtaaagttgtttcttttctcatagTCTTGGTGTATTTCATGTGGCTCTGGCTGTTTGAGACCCCTGTTCAGCCTGTTTTCTTGTGAGGTTGGCCATGATGCAGGTACAAATGAGTTAGAACttgctgatttttattcttttttttaatcaaggcTGAAGAGGAACGAATCTTCCTCCTCTGTCCAGAACTACTTTCACTTGGATTCTCTTCAGAAGAAACTCAAGGACCTTGAAGAAGAGAATGTTGTGCTTAGATCTGAGGTGAAACTGCacactttgttttgcttaagaCAGTTCATTTGAATGCCAGAACACAGGTAGTGAGAAGTGTATATTAAAAGTTGTGGAAGCATCTAATTAAGAGTATGTAATTCCATGAGTGACAAAGATCTCCTTGTAGTTATTTAATCGCTGTCCTTTATTCCTCCTAAAtgaaggaaagactgaaaattaaGAGCTCCATGAAGCTACATTCCTAGCAATTTCCTTGCCAGCAGAGTATGCTAGGGCATACAGCATGGATGTCTCACCTTTTGTCttgcctgggctgtgctgtgtgaagaggaattgtctagGGCCATGTCTAGGGAAAGCTGCTCTAAAAATAATGACTCCTAactatttccatggaaactacaaccaacacaaagagcacaataatgctgtttgatagaaaattcttagctacaaaagACTCTTCAATGTAGACACCtctagctatgcattttcaccagtgatgaacaagagcctgcgtgctgcGCTCATAACAAAGTGCACtagcggaggtgacccactggtgaaacacaccactcactgcctcactgttcttacatccactgtttggtctccataaacattcagcaagtgtcaatgaatgtcagtgggggcagttttttctgcactgaggaATTAAAtttcacacctttgcttcagacagacttccatgtcagacaccattttgtcagactgccccactgctgccatctgttacacagcaacaacatgtaatgggatattggtgggaaagtgCAGCTActtctgccataccaccagcatccacctctgacgttATGGGCCAATGTCATAAAacaggagcagccctcataaaatacataatatacttaatgtatataagtaacaacACTTACTTTAATTATTAATGTTctttatgaaaacataaaaagagagcagcaaaaacatgaaattagtgggatatttgaccttggttttctgaaattaattctcAAATACAGGTAAGTTCTCAAGTATAGCACTGTGGTTTGAAATCTTCCTTAAAAGAACTGACTGAATAGCCATAGATGACTTTAGCTGTAGAGATcactctgcatttaaaaaaaaaaaaaaaaaattcagtgtttgttAAAGTATAAATTGCTAGGCAAAATTTGCATTAAATATATTCAATTGTTTTTCAAATCAGGCTGTTAATAATCTAAGATTGTGACCTTGCTTTTTATGTGTGATAGAATTGATTTCCCTGTTTATCAGAAATGACACTCCCTAATTGAATATCTTATCAagaattttatattaattttcaaTACAACCTTTAAACTTTGGGAGCATATTACCATTTTGCAATCACGTAACCAAGTATACCAGATGAAATACTTTTGGGCTAAGAATGAGTGTATGAAAACATAGTATCTTTACTGTTTTCTACTGCAAATGTAGGGTCCATTGAAAATAAGTAGATGTCACACCTTTGGGTGAGACACCGCGTAATAGAGAGTGCTGTGCACTTCTCTGAGAAGTTGCACAAGGAAGATGAGCAGTAGATATCGTCAAGATAGGGTTAGAATGGAGAGGAACGCTGCTTCAGGATGTAATAGGAGAGCCCTGTTATAGCAGTAACTTCCCTTACAGAGATATACAGTCTGTGCCAGTGAGGCACAATGTGGAGCCAAATCTGAAGCCCCTGAGCCTTTGCAGCTTCCAGTGCCTTCTGTGTGTCTATGCATTAGATATACATTCCAGGCTCATCAAGGTGGTGCCAGACAGAGCCAGCTGGCTGGGGGAGAAAAGACAAATCAGGAAAGGAGACTACACTAAGGTTTTATGTGGAATATACAGTGACAGTGttaggaattttaaaatatggtcTGATGGTTTTTGTTCTAATTTCACGTGTTTAAATTATGCATTTAATTAGATACCTACCTTTGTTAAGGTGACCAGATAAAAGCTTTGCATATGTGACTTTTGTACACATAGGGAATTTTTTTAAACGTAAAGTACACAGGTGACACCTTGTGGAGATAAGGGAATACTGGTGCAACTTCATGCAGTAGCATCTCTGCAGAATGTTCACCTGGTCTCTTTATCCAGAACTTAAAGGAGGGCAGGCAAAAACTGTTACTTTTTTCACTATCATCTTGGAGGAGTGATTAGAAAAGCTTGTCTTTCTGAAGCAGGTGGAAATGCAGCAGCATGCTGGCAGAGAACAAACATGCTAATATAGCATATTTCTTGTGAATTTCTTGAATAGGCCTGTCAGCTGAAGACTGAAACAATTACTtatgaagagaaagaacaacagCTTGTCAATGACTGCGTAAAAGAGCTAAGTATGTCTTTTTTTAGATCTTATTTAAGGTggtttggtttaaaaaaaaaaaagaaaaaacaactgcGTCAGTCAGTCGTTTATTCCTGTAACACTTATTGTCATTATATAAATGGTTCTGGGAAGAAAATTTCAGCTGACTTATTACAGCCAGAATTTTCTGCTGTGTGTAAGTTAAATCTTTCTGAGATGCGAAATAGTTTTGTGTGGAAAATGTTAGCGTTAGGGAAAGTACAGCATCCTTTGCAACATGAGCACTTTGTgtctttctggttttgtgtcctaccattttttccaaaaatgttgCTGCATTCTGGGGAGGGATTCTGCTGAATCAAGTCACATTCTGAAAGAACATCCTTCTGCTTACTTTTCTGCCTTTGCATATTGTAATGGTGATTGTAATCACTTATCTTAAAGGGGATGCAAACATACAGATTGCCAATATCTCCGAGGAGttagcaaagaaaactgaagatgcTGCCCGGCAGCAGGAAGAAATCACCCATCTTCTCTCTCAGATTGTCGATctgcagaaaaaggcaaaagctgTAAGGAATCCAGTTATAAGAGCATTGCTGTGATTTGCTACTACTGTTAACCAGAAGATAATTTACAATTTATAAATGCTGGAGCCTAAAGGGAATTTTGAACCCTGTTATCTGGATGTCATTGTTTGATATTTAGTATGTATTGTGCCTGAGTGGAAAGCATATGTATTTCGTATTTTACATAAGCATTTTTAACATACAAtaagtacatttattttcaatattaaataaaattctgcaGTAAACTTAAGTAAACCAGGAATATCAGTACAAGTATTTCAGTGAGCAAATAGTCATAATATTATGGTCTTGAGGGGTTCATTTTGTAGGGTACAGGCTTATGCTGGGTGCACTTGtgttaacattttaaagtttaaaaacaaagagagatGGGTTAATATTTCTGCAAAGAGAGTCTTGAGAAGAGTTAGAATTTTCCTATTTACTTGTAGTATATGATACAAACATTACACAGgtcaaaacatttcagtatttctaatgTTTCTTGTCATGTTTTAGTGTGCAgttgaaaatgaagaacttgTTCAGCATTTGGGAGCAGCTAAAGATGCCCAGAGGCAGCTCACAGCAGAGGTAAGTACACTGCTTAGTATTAGAATAATTTAGTAGTAGAACAATGGATATTTGCTTTAACATGGGAGTTTTAATGTAAGCTGGAtcagaagcattaaaaaatgttgcgtatatatatatacatacacatatatgaATGAAGTAATTTCTCCTGTTCCCAGAAGAAATTAGaactttttcttcctattctttCCAGCTTAAATGGCACACGTTTTGAAAAACTGAGGCTTATGGACTGTTTAAGAACCCCTTTGGAGGGTACCTTCTCTAGGCTGGTAAACCAGGCTTATCCTGAATAGTGAGATAGCATGGAAGAGCTCGTTTGTAGTGTATTTCTTCAGTGGGTAAACCGAAGACAGCCCAGAATTGCTGGCTGTCTTCTAGGTACTGCACTCAAGATGTGCAAAATAgacaaagcagaatgaaaaaagcCTGATCCCTTTAGGATGTGTCTAGTACTTGGACTACCTTGTGTCAAAGATAGGAATGCTCATTGAAGCCTTTCAAACTGATAGTCCTTTCGTATATGTGGTGCTTCACAGAGATCAAGCTCATGCTTTTCCACTGGAGTCTCTGCTTCTAAGCCAAGTAGCTTATTTTTATGAAACTTGGACAACTGCACTATTTCAGGCTTCTGCCTCTTTGCCTAGCTTTGTTGAAATGGGTGATGAACTGATAAACCATGAGGGTATGCAGACATCTGCACACAGAGTGATTACATATGGTATGTTTTCTGAGGAGGTCAAGCTATAAATAAGCCATGGTGTTAGACTGTCGAaagttatataaaatatatatgtataaagtCTTGGCTTAAAAATTCTTAGGTCTTTTAGGACACTGCAATATCTTGTtcttttctcatgctgtttGCCACTGTGGTCATCATGATGATAATCAGGCAGATaagaactgctgcagctgatcAGACTAAACACACATTTAGTTCCATATCTTCTCTTTGACAATGACTTCATCTAGATAGAGAGAATAGGAATTGGAGCCACTaattccttctcctcccttgtTAATCATCAGCCTAAAACTTTACGTGTTCCCTTCCTGTTACTGATCAATGTTATTCATGATTTTCAGTGATAGTAAATTCACCCTTTGgagttattttcctttaaaatgggATATTCTTCCTTAGACTGTTATCCTTATTCATGTTAAAACAATTTTGGGCTTTTCGTGACTACAGTGCAGCTCACAAGGTCTtagactgttttctttattttgtagtTGCGTGAGCTGGAAGACAAGTATGCAGAGTGCATGGAAATGCTTCATGAGGCtcaagaagagctgaaaaaccTTAGGAACAAGACTATGCCAAATGCTATTTCACGTCGGTACCACTCCCTTGGCCTCTTCCCTATGGTAAGCagatttaaggagaaaaaaaaacatttcataaaacaagcaaacaagggAAACGTGAGTGCTTACACCAGATTTACAGCCCTAAGGATGGGATGCAGACAGGAGCATGGGTGGAATATGTATGTGTAGTGTTACAGGATACCTCAGTGATTGATCCTACATACTTCGTTCTGAAACGGTGGTGCTGTGTGGTTAGTTGTTTTAACTGTATATGCAACCTGAAGCTGGCTGGGCTATAAATCATGAGTAGCGTTAATAGGTTTAAAGTATGCATCTTCTGTATGGTGGAGCCTGGTTTTCGATAGGAGCTTCCTGGTTTTCTTCAATATCCTTGAAGATGTAACTTGCTGATAACATAACTGATGACTCCTGGATGTGGCATCCTTCTTGACACTTATGCTATACGCCCCTTCAGTAATTGAATGCACTACGTAGGCATTCTTGTTTTAGTGATACTGACAATTCATTAAAGGAATAGTTGTTAAAGTGTATTATGACAATGTCAGTTATGGCGATCTCACTGGTTTTATCAACATTATTTAACTAATTGCATTTGATTTTGACAATTGTTTGTTTAAAGCATGGAGAATATGCAGTACCCTTAACCAAATGAGAGAGAGTGGATAAGAATGTCCAGGAATATTCAATGCCTGGTTTTATTTGCCTATGTAtctctaaaataatttcattactTCTGAGGGGATTTATACCAGTGAAATTTCTTTTGAGTCTCCTTAATGTAATTGAACAACAGAATCTTGTCTGCCCTCCTTGTCTTCAGCCACACCTCATCTTAACAGCTGAGAAAGAACACAAATAGATTGGTTTATGCTCTTGAGAAGGAAACTGCCTTGCCTTTTCACTGTCCCTTCTGAGGTAGAGCATCAGCTAAAGTGCAGacatataatattttaaattgtatttgcaCAAGTACAGttgaaagctgagaaaaagatACTTGTGCTCAGatgcatttgtgttttgtataaaaatggttttcaaatgTTGATTCAGGGAACCAGGCATTTAGACCATGCACTTCACTACGTTTAGGCAGTAATGCATACTGACCAGCAGTGGAGAACTGATAACCTTTAACCCTGTGGGGGAAGTGTATTGATATTTTATTCcagtgaacttttttttttttatgggtcAGGGGGTAATGctgtaaaaggaaagaatgctTTCTGGtggctttaaataaaaagaaattaagtgaaACATTTTATATGAAAGGAAGGTGTCATTGAGATGGGAATTTACTCTTAAAAGCTGGGTGACCTGGAATCTGTTGTTGCTGTAAtgttttttcaggatttttgtCAGATGTTATGTCTCCTCAGAAGATGAGTACTATAGCAGTATGAAGCTAAGCTGTAACTTGTCACCTGTTTAAATACATTCATTGGTCTTCTAACTTTCCtgtctattttcatttttaaatctatattttttttctggaatgaCAATTTATTAGGTACTTTATAGAACTAATCAGTTGTTTCCTGCAGTGACAACCTGTTAATActaagatttgtttttcttttgtacttgtCTTTAACAGGATTCTTTGGCAGCAGAGATAGAAGGGTCAATGAGGAAGGAGCTGCATCTAGATGAACCTGATTCTCCTGACTTGGCGTACGACTAAAAAGAATTGGTTCCTAATTGATTGTTTCTATCTGAAGCTGATTAGTTTTtgttaagaaaggaaaagacaggTTATAATTGAGCTGGAGATTtagaagtaaatatttctggaaaagtGTCAATTATAGcgggaaaggaaaacaaattatctGGTTATTGGGatggttatatatatatattttttgttaagcTACCTTAAGAAAACTTTCACATAAAGGTTTTGCCTTGCCTTGTGAACTTTTCATACTCTTTGAGTGCTGAAAACGTGATTCTGAGAATGAAAAAGATGGATTCTCTTGTGTGTTACCATGTTACGTTTCGTCATTTAGTGTTCAGGGGATGAGTTCAGTTCCTTAAGTTCTCTTTTCTGGTGTTAGAGCAGAAGTTACAAAGTAGTTATTGATCTAAACCGATTTTTAGAGAAAACATCAATGTAGACAGGGATTTGGAGTGGGTGCGTACTTACAGTCTGATGCCAATTACACCTGTGTAAATTAGCTCACATTTTGCTAATGCTCTCTTGAAATCAACAACAGTAGTTTGAAACAAGTTAAGTACTTACTAAGGCCCAAAAGCTTAAGTTAGCTACAGCTTGGCGGAAAAGACTTTACTGATGTAAATTGAATGTGTACTCCAGCAGGTTTATCTTGCCTAATTGAACAAAGCATGGACTGGTTAATTTGAAACAATTTAATCCTAATTAGGAGGTCTTTTAAAGCTTTTACTTGTTTGTCCTGTTATTTTATGAGGAAAGGACTGGCCGCATCCAGGAAACCTTCCAAGTGTATTTACAAACAGTCTGACATATACTTAATCTTTTCCAAGTAAAAGTCAAGAACTGTAAGGGAGGCTTTAGCAGGGAAATGTTGGTTAAAAAAATGTAAGGTGGAAAAGATGTGGGCATGCTCAAACTCTATAGGATCCTTTTGTCCTTCCAGAGTAATCTAACTTAAGAATAGTTTAGTTTCTGTAGGAATTCTTTTATATTGCTATGGATATACCAAAGAATACCACCTCTTTTAGGTTTCATAGCTTTCATGGGTCTTATTTGCTCAGCAGTGAAGGCtccatgagatttttttttattgatagATGCTCTTAGATTCATCCTCTTGCAGACAAACAGCTATAGACTTGAAGTCTGCACGCAAAGGATGCAACTGTTTGGCACTCATGGACAGGACAGAAATTGGAATGACATTGGAAGGCATGATGTCATTGTTGTGCTACTGCAGTATTACCTCTAAGCTGGAAGGGATGGGGTGTTCTGTTCAACCAGTGTTGAAATATAAGACAAAGCAGTAGTACTTTTGCATCAGGAtgtaggaaaaatttattttgtcaggAAATTTTTGCTGAAGTGTCATCTGATCTTTATCTTGAAGTAAATAACAGTTTGTGATGTCAGGACAATggtgataaagaaaaaatgtataagTAGGTCAAAAGTTATATTTTCATCCTTGACCACCTCTGCCTAGACTCTTGCTGttatatttctgattttttaaaaaaaaaaaatgctacttaATGAGGTGGGAAATTGGTTACAGAAAGGAAGGATGAAAGACTTGCTTGTCATAGGGAAAATCCAGATTCTCTTTTGAAATGGATTATCCAGCTTATAGTTAAGAATTGAATGGgtattagttttgtttcttgaaaacttaTTTCCACACAGTGACTTTAAGGGGTTTTTAGGTAATGTACTAAAATGCTCTTTCACTTAATTTGTGTTAATATTTGAGGGGATCCATGCACATAATTCTCCAGTAATCTGCCTAAAATATTGTAGCATGATATAAGTGTTATGTTGATGGATTGAACGTTGTGGCCAGactgtaatgaaaatgaaaccCTGCATGTACTCTTTTACAGATACTATAAGGGAAAGGTGAATAGTGGAGCTGTGGGTAGGGTCATTAACAAGTTGTTACCTATTTAtctggttgttttttaaagtattaaGTAATTATcaactttgtgtgtgtgtcttacTAGTCATCAGAAGCGGGTCTTCGAAACAGTGAGAAATGTTAACCAAGTTGTCAAGCAAAGATCCATGACTCCATCGCCAATGAATATCCCAGGCTCCAACCAGTCTTCTGCGATGAACTCACTCATTTCCAGCTGTGTCAGCACTCCACGTTCCAGTTTCTATGGGGGAGACATCTCTAACATTGTGATAGACAACAAGACCAACAGCATCATCCTAGAGACAGACTCTGAGAATGGGTCAGTACTGTAGCACTAGGCTTTGtggactttttttgtttttttgtttgttttgttttggtttttgttcttaattCTGGCATATAGGCAAGGAGCTTCTGTCTTCCTCTTCTCATCTAATATCATGCAGCTATCTTCAAATGttcctttttgtgcttttagTTCCTCAACACTCAAGTGCTTTTTGAAAGCACTGTATATCAGTTTCTGCAATTTGCACTTCTTTGGAGATGCATCAGCACTAAATGACATAAAACCACACATTCTCTTCGCAAATGTGGATCAGTACTTATATTTACTTACATTTTCACAGGTTTACATTAATGCTATGGAGTTCTGACCTAAGTTGCAGCTGCAGCTAACTCTTTTGATCTTAAATAAAGTGGTGGATGTATAGATAGATGTTGGAAACTTACTGTGAAAACTTATAAAGGAAACTAGTTAGTAAAGTTAGAACTTTACTTTCCAGCTACTTGTCTCTTCCCTCAGTTTAGCTTTAGCTTATGCTTCATATACTTTATAGGAAAAACTACTTAACGTCTCAAAACAAGCAGTGAAAGTTTATCATCATAGAATGCTTGTGTGACTTATTGATTTATTCTTGCAGCGTTGTCCCTAGAAGACTTGGCCTTGTCAATTGAGTTTCTATAATCATAAAAAAGAGACTAGTAAACATCTCTCAGTTCTTTGTAGAGGGAAGTTCTTAATGCACAGCTTTTCCAGCCAGGAACTAGAATTCAAAATGGTTTTgttattaaaagagaaaatactggTGTCTGCCTTAGAGCAGCTCTCTGGTAGCGTGGCGAGTTGTTTCCAGGCACAGTAATCTCAAGCTTGAATGTCTCAAAACTATcacatgaaaattttaattttctcaaataatctttttccCACCcccacctttttctttttcttttttttttcttttgtcccaTTATGCTTTAGGAATGAAGACAGAATGAAGAAGCCTGGAACTCCGGGGACACCAGGCTCCAGTGACCTAGAGACTGCCCTTCGCAGGCTGTCCCTTAGGCGGGAGAATTACCTGTCAGAGCGGAAGTTCTTTGAAGAAGAGCAGGAAAGGAAGTTGCGGGAACTGGCAGAAAAAGGCGAACTCCGCAGTGGTTCCGTTACTCCCACAGAAAGCATCATGTCTCTGGGAACTCACTCCAGATTTTCAGAATTCACTGGATATTCAGGAATGTCTATCAGCAGTCGCTCCTACCTACCAGAAAAGCTTCAGATTGTGAAACCACTAGAAGGTGATAACAAAGGGCCTCGGCCTTTATCTGTTCTTCTAAGTGACTCTTTGTGGTCTCTTATCCATTATCAGAAAGCAGGAAATCTTTGCAATACGTATTCTTTTTACTTTAGAGACAGTAATCCACGCTGTTGGTTTGAGATCTTCTAGCTAATACATTTTTCTACAAGCCTTAAAAGTGTTAGGAAACAAATCCAGCCAAGGGAATAAGATGTTACAGGCCATACATGCATAAGCAGTACACCCTTACATGTGAGTTAAATCTCAGTGTTGCTGTTTCATACTTAGAAAAGGAAGGTATTTGTGTATCTGAAAATGAGTGACAGAGTATTAGTTCATCAGCTCTCATTTCTGCGGGTGTCTGCAAAAACCTTTGCT
This genomic interval carries:
- the TRAK1 gene encoding trafficking kinesin-binding protein 1 isoform X8, translating into MSGNEEESFEYEYEEENERESAFNRQNLEILEEVLCAERVGQMTKTYNDIDAVTRLLEEKERDLELAARIGQSLLKKNKSLTERNEFLEEQVEHIREEVSQLRHELSMKDELLQFYTSAAEESEPESICSTPLKRNESSSSVQNYFHLDSLQKKLKDLEEENVVLRSEACQLKTETITYEEKEQQLVNDCVKELRDANIQIANISEELAKKTEDAARQQEEITHLLSQIVDLQKKAKACAVENEELVQHLGAAKDAQRQLTAELRELEDKYAECMEMLHEAQEELKNLRNKTMPNAISRRYHSLGLFPMDSLAAEIEGSMRKELHLDEPDSPDLAHQKRVFETVRNVNQVVKQRSMTPSPMNIPGSNQSSAMNSLISSCVSTPRSSFYGGDISNIVIDNKTNSIILETDSENGNEDRMKKPGTPGTPGSSDLETALRRLSLRRENYLSERKFFEEEQERKLRELAEKGELRSGSVTPTESIMSLGTHSRFSEFTGYSGMSISSRSYLPEKLQIVKPLEGSATLHHWQQLAQPHLGGILDPRPGVVTKGFRTLDLDLDEVYCLNDYEEDETGDISYKGLTTSTPVQHTETSGERSQAQVTVSDNKSNPRQSQAFTEEMQESTADDDEGSGEGNSLSPVKLTSLQDFDYWAILTSLQNSIHNIALCVASAR